AGGTGGTCCGTACCTTCTGCCGGAGCCTGGCATCCACCGCCAGCCGTTTCGCCAACCCCGCCGCGAACTCCGCACGGGGTGGTGGTGGTCCGGCGACGATCGCCACCGCACCGATCCCGACACTCACATGCCGATCGGCGTCCTCCAACTCCATAAAGCCTGAGTCCAACGGGTTCAGTTCGGTCATCGCGGATCTTCCATCTCGACGTCGCGGACGCCGGTACCTGGTCGGCCACGGCCGCTGCCTCACCATTCTCGATCGGCCATGGATGCGGCGACAGGTGCGAAGGCACTCGGTCCGCAGGACGTTGGGCCTGTGGTCCCTACGCCGCGAGAACAGGGGCAGAGGTCCCGCCAGAACGTGCGCAATGGCTGTTTCGGAGCTGCCACCACGCCTACAACAATGACTGATATGACCGCCAGAGACACCTCCTTCGTCACCGAGGTGCCGGACCATCCGACGATGCTGGCAGCGATGCGACTCGCCTGCCGCGCGCCGTCGGTGCACAACACCCAGCCGTGGCGCTGGGTGTTCGACGGCGCCCGGTTGCACCTCTACAGCGATACCGACCGGCAATTGTCGATGGATCCGCACGGCCGCCAGCTCATGATCAGCTGCGGCGCTGTGCTGCATCACGTGCGAACCGTCTTCGCCGCCTACAACTGGCATACCGACACCGTGCACCTGCCTGATCTCGGGCAACCGCGGCACCTCGCGGCCATCGAGTTCCGTCCGTGGCCCCACCCGCCTGCGGGGGTGCGCGCTCGCGCCGGCGCGATCCACCACCGCTACACCGACCGGCTTCCGATGCTCCAACCTGACGGCTGGGACGATCTCGTGCCCGCATTACGAGGACTGGTGTCTCCACACGACATCGAACTCGACGTCCTCGACGAGAGTGTCAGGTCCCGGCTGGTGACCGCCTCGGAGCAGTCCACGGCCCTGCGCCGCTACGACATGCTGTATCAGTCCGAATTGCATTGGTGGACAGGGCATGCCGATATGCCGGAGGGAATTCCTCCGTCCTCACTGGTCTCCGATGCCGAATTCGCCCGGGTCGGCGTCGGACGTACGTTCCCATCGGTGCCGCACTCGATGCGGCGCGACCATATCCAGGACCGCGCCCGTATCGTGCTTTTGAGCTCGAACGGCGATTCCCCGCAGCAGTGGGTGCACACGGGAGAGGCGCTGTCGGCTGTCCTGCTCGAATGCGCCGTCGCCGGCCTGTCCACCTGTGCGCTCACCCACATCACCGAGGTGTCGTCGGGCCGAAAGCTGCTGGCCAACTTGGTCCCGCGCGTCGGACTCCCGCAGGTGCTCATGCGCGTCGGTACGGCGCCGGACGCCGACGAACCTACCCCGACCCCACGCAGGCCGCTGGTCGACGTGTTCACCGAACACCGCCGGTAGGCCCGCTGGCCCGCCTGCCGACAACGCGGCGCGCGATCACTTGCGCAACGAGGTGTTTGCGTGTGCCAAGGTGAACAAGACCCGTCCTCTTGGGCGGAGTGCAGCTGAGAGACGACGGATCCGGTCGACCAGACGCTTGATATCGGTGTGCTCTCAGCTCATCTCGACCAGGGCTTCAGGATCGTCCAGGCAGTCCGACAAGGCGGATACAACTTGGCGTCCATGGCGCGCTTGTGGGGCACGACGTGCTTGGTGAGCAGATCGAACGCTCTGGACTGCCGGACCGCCGCTCGCCGCTGGACCCGGCCCACGCGGAGAATCCCGCGATCACGGCACAGTCACACCAGCGTGCGGCGCCGCGGGTGCCGTGCCCACCAGCAGGTCGGCTTCTGAGCCGCCTGGATCGGGCGCAGCCTGCCTTCATGCGGCGGCGGTGAGGAAGTCGACGCAGGAACCGATCGTGGCCAGTCTCGGGTAGTCGACCTCGTCGATGCGCACACCGGTTGTCCGGGTGAGCCGTTCGACGAAGGTCAGGAAGTCGACAGAGTCCAGGTCGAAGGCAGAGCGCAGTGGCTCGTCCTCCCCGAGGCCCGCGAGTTCGGCGTCGGATACGAATCCGCGAAGCGCGGCACGTACGGCGGCATCGGCGGCCACGCGGGATAAGGTGCCGGGCACGGTATTTCACCACCTCTCGTAGTCACAGCCGTTCGGGATGCTGAAGTAGTTCGGCGATCGTGTTCAGGAAGCGCGCACCGACGGTGCCGTCGCTGGCCCGGTGATCGGCGGCGAGGGTCACCATCACCTGCGGGCGCACACCGAGCAATCCGCCCACCGCACAGGGGCGGTCGGTGACGGCGCCGAATCCGACGATGGCCACCTGCGGCGGCGGGATCACACCGGTCACCGAATCGACGCCGAGTTCGCCGAGGTTGGTCACGGTGATGCTGGCGGGGGCGGTATCCGAGGACAGCAAGCGCACCGAGCGGGCCCGGCCGACCGCGCCGCGCAACCGCGCCATCAGCTCGCGCAACCCGGTCGTGTCGGCACCCGCGATGGTGGGAGCGAGGATACCGCCCGTGCGCAGGGATACGATGGTTCCGATATCGACGGTGTCTGCCGAGTGGAACGCGTCGTCGATCCAGTGCCCGTTCACCGCGGGGACCTTGCGCGCCGCCAGCGCTACCGCCCGCAACTGTAGTGCCGCCATGATGAGCCGATCCGACACCGGCGCGGCTTCGTTCACTTCACGCAGCCAATCCGTCGCAGCCGCCAGATCGATGGTGCTTGACAGATAGTAGTGCGGAATAGTCTGCTTCGAGTGGGTCATGGCCATCGCGATCGCCCGGCGCATGGCGTCCGGATCACGCTGTGGCGCGGCAGTTCCTCCCGCGGTCTCCGCCCCGACAGCCACCGAAATATCTTCGTGCTCTGTTACTTCCGAGCCGGCAATGGCCGTGCGCAGACGGGCCTGCGCGCCTCGAACATCGTCCGCCAGAACCGCTCCGCCAGGCCCGCTACCGTGCACACCCGCAAGATCGACGCCGAGGTCCTCGGCTAGGCGCCTGGCGTATCCGGAGGCCAAAACCTGCTCGGGCGTGGTGCTTTGTCGCGCAACGGTGGCGCGGCTGGCGGTGGTTGCGGCAGGCGGGCGGGGAGGCGACGCCGGCGGCCGGCCTGCGCCCCCGGCGATCGCGCGCGCGATATCGGCACGCAGGATCCGCCTGTCGGGTCCCGACCCTTCGATGGACGCGATATCTATCCCCGCCTCCTGCGCCAAGCGCCGAATCAGCGGTGTGGCATGAACGTTCGTGTCCGGTTCCGCTGCGGAATCGACCTTCTTCGGACTCGATCGGGCACCGGCGCCAGGTCGGGGGCGCTTGGCCACAGCACCGCCCTTGGTCCGCGTCCCGCGCCGAGCTCGGCGGACGGGCTTGGCAGCCGACGCCGGGCTCGACCCGGCCGTCGCCGGGGTTTCCGTGTTCGAGGGTGCCTCGCTGGATGTTGCCGTGGTCGGACCTTCCGTCGTGGGAATCACCGTGCCGGGGTGGCCGGGCTCGCTCGTGCCAACCGCTGGTTCGATTGTGGCCAGCCTCGCCCCCACCGGCACCGTAGCTCCTTCGGGCACCAGGATCTCGCCGATGGTGCCATCGTCGAAGCATTCCACCTCGATCGCCGCCTTGGCGGTGTCGACCTCGGCCACGATGTCCCCTTTTCGGACCGGGTCACCAGGGTGCACATGCCAGTGCAGCAACGTCCCCTGGTCCATATCCGCCCCCAGCGAGGGCATCCGGAACTCGGCCATCAGCGCACCACCCGATGCACGGCTGCGAGGACGTCCGCCGTTTGCGGCAGTGCCGCCTCTTCCATGTGCTTCGCATACGGGATCGGCACCTCAACCGTGCAGACTCGCTGGATCGGGGCGTCGAGTTCGTAATAGGCGTTCTCGGCCACGCGCGCTGCGATCTCCGCGGCGATCCCCACGCTGCGCCAGCCCTCGTCAACGACGACCAGGCGGTGGGTGCGCGACACCGACTCCAACAGCGTGGCCTCGTCCAGCGGCCGCAACGTCCGAAGATCGATCACCTCAGCGTCGATGCCCTCGGCGGCGAGCGCATCCGCAGCCGCCTCGGCTACCCGCACCGTGCCACCGTAGGCCACCGCGGTCACCGCGGTCCCCACGCGCCGAACAATCGCCCGATCGATGTGGGTCGTCCCGATGTTGGCCGGTAGCTCCGCTTCGGTGTTGTACAGCGCTGCCGGTTCGAAGATCAGCACCGGATCCGGATCTTGCAGGGCAGGCCAGAGCACCCCGCGCGCGTCGGCGACCGTCGCCACAGACACGACGCGTAGCCCAGGGATGTGCGCGTAGAACGCTTCCAGGCTATGCGAATGCTGTGCGGCCAGTTGCCGTCCCGCTCCGGTGGCCATCCGAATCACCAGTGGCACCGAAAACTGGCCCCCGGACATATGACGCAGCGTCGCGGCGTTGTTCAGAATCTGGTCCAGCGCCAGCAGGCTGAAATTGATCGTCATGATCTCGACAACGGGCCGCAGCCCTCCCAGCGCGGCACCGATCCCGGCCCCGACGAACGCGGATTCGCTCAGTGGGGTATCCCGGATCCGATGCGGCCCGAACTCGTCGAGCAGACCCCGGCTCACACCGAAACAGCCACCGTACGCGCCGACGTCCTCGCCCATGAGGAACACCCGCTCGTCCCGGGTCAGGGCCTCCCGCAACGCTTCGCGCATCGCATCCCGATAGGTGATCATGAGCGCTCCGTGTAGACGTAGCGCGTCAGGTCGCCGATCGACTCGAAGGGCGCCGATTCCGCCGTCGCGACGGCAGCCTCGATCTCGCGGTCCACGTCGGCCTCCATGCGGCCGAGATCATCGGTGCGCAGTTCTCCCGATGCGCACAACTCGGCGAACAAGCTCGGAATCGGATCGCGTTCGACCCACTGCCCGATCTCCGCTTTGTCGCGATAGCGATCCGCGTCGTAGAGCGAGTGAGCACGGAAACGGTACGTGCGTAGTTCCAGGAAGCACGGACCACCACCGCCGCGAATGGTCTCCACCGCCCGCTGCGCCGCGCCTACTACCGCGAGCACGTCCATCCCGTCGACCGGCCAGGCGGGCATCCCGTAGGACGCGGCGCGAAGCGCGAGATCGGTAGCCGCGTGCTCACGGGCAAGCGCGGTGCCCATGGCGTACTGATTGTTCTCGCACGCGAACAGCACCGGCAACCGCCACAGCGCGGCCAAGTTCAGGCATTCGTGGAATTCCCCCTCGGCAACCGCTCCATCGCCGAACAGGCACACTGTCACGATCGGGCGCTTGCGCATCTCATCGGCGAGGGCAAGCCCGACCGCAACCGGCAAACCACCGCCGACGATGGCATTCCCGCCGTAAAAGCGTCGCCGCGCATCGAACAGATGCATCGACCCACCATGCCCGCGACTGCATCCGGTCGCCCGGCCATACATCTCGGCAAGCAGAGCATCCATCGAGAGACCCCGCACCAGTGCGTGCCCATGTTCGCGATAGGTCGATACGACGGCGTCGCCGGGGCCTATCGCAGCAAGCACGCCGGCGGCGACAGCTTCTTCTCCGATGTACAGATGCAGAAAGCCACGGATCGACCCAGCGCTGTAGAGCTGTACACAGTGTTCCTCGAAACGGCGGATACGGACCATCTGCCGGAGCAATTCGATGCGCTCATCCTTGTCCAAGACCGCCCGGTCGGCGTTCATGACGCGCCCTCCAAAGCCGAGACATCACCCTCGGGCAGGCCGAGATCGCGGGCTTTCAGTAGCCGCCGCATCACCTTGCCGCTTCGGGTGTGGGGCAGACTCTCGGTGAACTCGATTTCCTTGGGCGCCACCGCGCCGAGTGCGCGTCTGCCGAACGCGGTCAGTTCGAACCTCAGATCCTCCGAGGCGTGGTATCCGGGCCGCAACAGCACAAACGCCTTGACCAATTCGCCGGCGACCGGATCCGGAGTGCCGATAACGCCCGCCTCGGCCACTGCGGGATGTTCCATCAAGGCGCTCTCCACCTCGAACGGGCCGACCAAGTGCCCCGCGGACTTGATGACGTCGTCGGCGCGGCCGACGAACCAGTAGTAGCCGTCCTCGTCACGGCGGGCGAGATCACCGCTGAGGTACCAACCATTCGCGAAACACCGCTCATAGCGTTCCGGCTCACCCCAGTAGCCGCGGAACATCGATGGCCAGCCAGCGCGCAGCGCGAGCTCGCCGACCGCACCGGGATCCGCGGGCGTCACGGAGCCCTCGACCACAGCGGCGCGTCCATCCGGGCCGCGACGCAGGATAGTTGCCTCGATCCCGGGTAGCGGACGGCCCATGGAGCCCGGGCGCACCTGCGCGGAGGCGAAATTCGCGATCATGATCGCGCCGGTTTCGGTCTGCCACCAATTGTCGTGCACCGGCCTGCCGAGTACCCGCTCGCCCCAGAGCACGACCTCCGGATTCAGTGGCTCGCCCACGCTGGTGATGAAACGCAGATGGGACAGATCAGCGTCCTCGGGCAGCTCATCGCTGT
The DNA window shown above is from Nocardia sp. NBC_01730 and carries:
- a CDS encoding Acg family FMN-binding oxidoreductase; this translates as MTARDTSFVTEVPDHPTMLAAMRLACRAPSVHNTQPWRWVFDGARLHLYSDTDRQLSMDPHGRQLMISCGAVLHHVRTVFAAYNWHTDTVHLPDLGQPRHLAAIEFRPWPHPPAGVRARAGAIHHRYTDRLPMLQPDGWDDLVPALRGLVSPHDIELDVLDESVRSRLVTASEQSTALRRYDMLYQSELHWWTGHADMPEGIPPSSLVSDAEFARVGVGRTFPSVPHSMRRDHIQDRARIVLLSSNGDSPQQWVHTGEALSAVLLECAVAGLSTCALTHITEVSSGRKLLANLVPRVGLPQVLMRVGTAPDADEPTPTPRRPLVDVFTEHRR
- a CDS encoding acyl carrier protein; the encoded protein is MPGTLSRVAADAAVRAALRGFVSDAELAGLGEDEPLRSAFDLDSVDFLTFVERLTRTTGVRIDEVDYPRLATIGSCVDFLTAAA
- a CDS encoding 2-oxo acid dehydrogenase subunit E2, with product MAEFRMPSLGADMDQGTLLHWHVHPGDPVRKGDIVAEVDTAKAAIEVECFDDGTIGEILVPEGATVPVGARLATIEPAVGTSEPGHPGTVIPTTEGPTTATSSEAPSNTETPATAGSSPASAAKPVRRARRGTRTKGGAVAKRPRPGAGARSSPKKVDSAAEPDTNVHATPLIRRLAQEAGIDIASIEGSGPDRRILRADIARAIAGGAGRPPASPPRPPAATTASRATVARQSTTPEQVLASGYARRLAEDLGVDLAGVHGSGPGGAVLADDVRGAQARLRTAIAGSEVTEHEDISVAVGAETAGGTAAPQRDPDAMRRAIAMAMTHSKQTIPHYYLSSTIDLAAATDWLREVNEAAPVSDRLIMAALQLRAVALAARKVPAVNGHWIDDAFHSADTVDIGTIVSLRTGGILAPTIAGADTTGLRELMARLRGAVGRARSVRLLSSDTAPASITVTNLGELGVDSVTGVIPPPQVAIVGFGAVTDRPCAVGGLLGVRPQVMVTLAADHRASDGTVGARFLNTIAELLQHPERL
- a CDS encoding alpha-ketoacid dehydrogenase subunit beta, whose amino-acid sequence is MITYRDAMREALREALTRDERVFLMGEDVGAYGGCFGVSRGLLDEFGPHRIRDTPLSESAFVGAGIGAALGGLRPVVEIMTINFSLLALDQILNNAATLRHMSGGQFSVPLVIRMATGAGRQLAAQHSHSLEAFYAHIPGLRVVSVATVADARGVLWPALQDPDPVLIFEPAALYNTEAELPANIGTTHIDRAIVRRVGTAVTAVAYGGTVRVAEAAADALAAEGIDAEVIDLRTLRPLDEATLLESVSRTHRLVVVDEGWRSVGIAAEIAARVAENAYYELDAPIQRVCTVEVPIPYAKHMEEAALPQTADVLAAVHRVVR
- the pdhA gene encoding pyruvate dehydrogenase (acetyl-transferring) E1 component subunit alpha, coding for MNADRAVLDKDERIELLRQMVRIRRFEEHCVQLYSAGSIRGFLHLYIGEEAVAAGVLAAIGPGDAVVSTYREHGHALVRGLSMDALLAEMYGRATGCSRGHGGSMHLFDARRRFYGGNAIVGGGLPVAVGLALADEMRKRPIVTVCLFGDGAVAEGEFHECLNLAALWRLPVLFACENNQYAMGTALAREHAATDLALRAASYGMPAWPVDGMDVLAVVGAAQRAVETIRGGGGPCFLELRTYRFRAHSLYDADRYRDKAEIGQWVERDPIPSLFAELCASGELRTDDLGRMEADVDREIEAAVATAESAPFESIGDLTRYVYTERS